ACAGCGATGCAAACTAGACTACTGTACTGGACAACTGTTTTGTTTTACGTCTGGTGAGTGTAGGCTCAGAACAACATACTATAAGAACAATCGTAtccttataaatataaaaactatacaTGTACTAGAAGTACAAGGTTTTTTTAGGGTACAAATGTCACCATTgaaattttctatatttttttcctttagcgGGTTTTCTAACGGTGAtaagtttgtaatttttttgttttttgaaaaaatacaatagaaatagcacaattaaaattttcttcaatgtttttatcattttatattttatttcgcCTATtgatcaccattttttttattatcttcaaatttttgtaatatttttttagttttttttcctttataatttttttaaaaacaatattattttttattctttacactttgaatatttattgctTTACACTTAGtctatttatctttatttttttgcaattttttttttagatttttttttctttatattttttttgaaaaattattatatagagACTAATAAAATGGTGTTTCAATGTAGCAATTGCAACATAATCCTAATTTTCCACTAcgttaaaaataagtttgagattttacatgtttttattaacgcATATAGTGTCTACTATATATGTAAGCATCGATCTTTTGatttatagttatattttttactcgttGTCAAAAAGCACATTAATAACATctacacattaatttatttgcattaaaaaaattatttaacctcTAGCAAAGCGAGTCGAATagacattttaatatttttttctgcatTTATTTGCATAGAaggttcttgatttatttaattaaatgcacgtattgatttttttatttataattgggATTTTTGTTATAAGAAAATAGAATAACTAGTAAtattctaattcttttatttttcttaaataatattcattttaattatctttttttaatttttttaaattttagtaattttcatgaaaatatatatgaaaaaaaatccatagtCCAAAAGTGggaaatataatttcaaatcttaAGAGAAATTAGTATAAATAGTATATAAAACTAGTTCATTCTCCCGCTCTATCTTGGATGGaatcaaaaactttttaattgtgataaaaaaaaaagaatattaaaattatagggAATTTTTTAgcaatgttattaattaaaccaagttgattaattttgaaatcttctAATTCAGCTATTTGTTTGGTTCGAGTTccaaattaaatcatgaaaaagtttttttaatataaattggtTGATTTTACAGATTCAAATACAATCTTAAACGAATAGCAAAAACATAGGCTAGCTTTTAAAAGAATTCCAAGatgacaacttaaaaaaaaaagatgatatattaaattaacttaaatcaCCTTGTGACCACCCTAGTTATGAACtctattgaatttaaaaactttgttttttaaactatatttatttaattatatatatagcaattcaaaattaaaatagtggctaaattttttatcaaaatataataattaaaaatttatttataaaattaacatagtatATCGAGACAGGTCTCATATTTGTGATCTTAAAATTACAATTGCAGAGGCATTTTTTCATCCTTTAAGCTTACATTCGAGACATGTGTGCCTCAGTGAATTGTTCtattctcaaaaataaatttccaaCTATGATGTTTTAGCAATTTTTTTGTCCGATTgagctaataaaaaagaaaagaaaagaaaagaaaagaaagaaaaccctcATACTCCTATGTTATTCCGCAGACCAAACATATCCTTAAAGCCCTTTTCTCTGGGTTTTATGCTTGTTCTTCCATGGGCCTAAAACCATCTGCAACTTGTCTTTCAAAGTCAAAACCAGCTCTTTATCTTTATATGGAAgtggataatattttaaaaacgtttttaaaaagtttattttttaaattaatatttttttagtgtttttagattattttgatatactgatgtcaaaaataattttaaaaaaataaaaaatatattattttaatatatttccaaatatttagaaatatagttgcaattgttttcaaattctACAAGTATACAGACATTTTTCTCAGTAGATTCATCCACTCACTTGTGATTTCCTCCCAATTCTGACCAATCTTGGAGAAATTATCACCACCATAGCACTTCAATGGTGCCAAGAACTTCCACACTAGTTGACTTACAACTGCACCTGGCTGCTTGCTTACCATCCTCCGCAAAACTAAgagtaaattttctttttagtacTTGATTACAAGTtagtcttcaatttttttttttcagacttgttattattcttTAGTCCCTAGGTTGGTTACATGATTATAACTTTGAGTATCATTGGAAACATGTTTAGGAacacatttttgaaaaaaattaaatatttttttatattttaaatcaatttttttgtgttttaaaattgttttaatatgctatgtcaaaaataatttttaaaaaataaaaatattattttaatatattttctaaaaaatatatatttaaaaaaacaaccactattatTTGAACAACAGtttctcaaattttttattttttttaaattaaattaataatttttattgttttttatgttttgatgtgctaatatcaaaaattaaaaaaaaaaatttaatatatttttaaataaaaaatattttagaaaacattATTCACTCAATCTCAAACTCAAACTCATAaattatcaaacacaaaatatataaatgcaaCCAAAACCAATAACTAATagcctatttaaaaaataattttttttttattttcaaatgtgctaatattaaataattttaaaaaaataataaaaaattattttaatacatttctaaataaaaaaatatttttttaatttatattttttaaaaaaatctctatcctcttaaaactaaaattcttcACCGTATAAAACACCACAAAACAGGATTTCACCTCAGTTCAACCATCCCTTTTTCCAAACAAACTTAACCCAACAGGGTATCCCAATGACCCAAAACTTGATTTGGACCATTTTATATAGACTCAACCAAGCTTGGTCTTAGACCAAATTTTCTTCAAATCATTTTGTATCCATACCAGGTTTTACTTTAACCGTTTAGATAACCTAGCAAGTTGACCAAACCAAACTCAAACGACCTGTTCATGTTCAAATGAAACAGTCTTTTCAACtccaaagaatttaaaataaaataattgacttGGATTGATTGATGCCCCAATCCTAAACTGGATGGACCCTGAGCAGACCTGACAACCATGCTTCCAAACATGCAAGTCAATTGTCACAAACCCTCATCTTTCAGTGGCCGGGTGAGGAGGGCTTGTGCCTGTGGCTAAGCAGATGTAAGAAATGCAGGTTTTAACCTGCCAAGAATTGATGGTGGAAAAGAAACCATCGGTAGACATGaacatgcaaaagaaaaaaataaatgagataaattACTAAATTTCGAAGTTCTATACCAGCCAACGAGCACAATGAATGCCTAACTCAGAGACTGGAATTTCAGGTTTAACATAAGAGAATGTTACTCATAGGCTTAACTGTGGGGGCAGGGGATTAAATAAAGCAATAATGCCATGGAAAGGCAACAAATAAAAGGGGGGATATCAGGACTGCTAAAGCATCACTGTTTTGAACTCAAACTTTTGCATTCCTAGTGAAGTCGGTGCAAGTTTGGCAGCTGCAATCTGAGAAACGACAGATTTCACAACCAAAGCACACACAGGAAGTGCAGCCCTTGCATGTTGGAGAACGGGTGCAACCCCTGTACACCCTTCGACTTGCCCGTTCTTCGTCATCATCACATGTTATTctgaaataagtaaaaaaacacatgaaaccACAACATTAGTTAAATTTCTACTAGCAGACTGCGTGCATGCATGCTAGACCATTGAACAGCTAGAAAAAGTCTAGTCAAATTTCTACACTAAAGTTGTGCAAAAGGCGAACTTCAGTCATGCATCAAGTACAGATCTGATAATTGCAAGAACCCACCAATCCATTTAAAACATcttccaaatataaagaaactcGAGCACCGATGGAAAAATTGTAGCCCATGAAGAAACACAGGTGCTTTTGCTTCTTCAAAAGACTTAAATGAAGAAGTTTCAAAtatagataataaaaacaaaagattgagtggaaaaaaaatgcaaaaaacaaaaattatacatGTTCCAAATTCTGTAAATGGGATCTCAAATAAGAACTGTCCTTAACGTGAAAATGTTCCAGAAAAGCATGGAGTAGAAAGCATGTCACTGGGACGGGATCTCAAATAAGAACTGTCCTTAACCCTAAATGTGAAAATGTTCCAGAAACGCATGAAGTAGATAGCATGTCACTGGGTTTCCTTCAATTGCATGGCACAAAATTACATCTATAAATGCAGGCTAGCAATTAGGGAAATAGAATTTGTTAAAAACTCCACTATATACAGAGTTTACTTTGTATCCCTCTATGACTATCACTTCAGAAATGCTTCCGTGCAGAGGTGCAAAGGTGGCAGCGAAAGGTAGGATGACACCTATGGCTATGTATCAAGATTGGTTCCATTGTCATAATAGAATTTTTGTTAAActtcagaaattaaaataagcATCAATCACATGGGAATACTACTCAacttttaaactaaataaattatcatcatATCAAGCACAATTATATCTctgatcttttcattttttcaacaTGCTAAAAAAAGGTGCTTAACAGATTTACTGAAACTTTGCAACTAAAATAATCAGAGGGGATATGATCTGGCAAATAAACACGAACTTCATGACAGGGCAAATAAGAAATGCTTCATGAAGAGAACTCTAGGTCAAAAAAAATGTCCTGCAAAAGATAAAATACATGAATCCCCTATCCcttttaataaaacatgaaatccTTCTACAACAACACATAGGTTGCTCCTTTATTTATGATTTCTCAAGCAAGGATATGTTATTTCTTTAATCCTCTAAATGTACTTTAGCTCCCTGTGATACCCCTTAATGAGAGTAGTCTATCAATAAGGATAATTTGTTTGACCGGATACCTTGGCCTAATCAAGTGCTGTTGAATGTCTGATCGAAGGTACTTTTATCAATCATGACCTATACCTAGCTTGCATAGAGGCTGATCACGCTGTAATCATACAAGCCTGatcatataatataaacttttgTTTTCAAAGCATCAGCATTCTTCTATCACCTAAATCAAACAATATTCGATCTTCTATCATCAATGCCCATCCGAACAAATTATTCATCCTGTTAGTAAATGACGCACAAAATCACCCATTCTtcaatagaagaaaagaaacaaaaaagacagcACAACAAATGAagttaaaaatgaattaaaacaaagatattGATTGGATTCATGACCTCGTTTTGCTCTCTAAAGACAAGAAACTTCACCAACAAAGAGAACAAGAAtgaatcaatgcatggtttactTAAAAACTGCAAACATGTCAAAATCTCCACCATACAGGCATGAAGTGCATGATCAGAATCCAGCTTCCAATGTAAAAAGGAAACAGATTTTAGAATCATCGCTCAAAATGACTAATGACCTAAAACTTCATGAAGGTCAAAATAAGCAAATCATCAACAATCAGTGATTCAAGGGGAAACTTACTTGTCATATGGCATATCAGCACATTTCCAGTTCGCATCAGCCAAAGCATCATGGTGAATCCGACACTCCTCTTTGGACCGTAACCGAAACCTGCGTTCCTTGTTACATTTATTACAGCGAACAAACTCATCGCGATGACAAACTCGTCCATTGTGTGACCTGTGGGATCCATTGCCATTTTTTGAGGCCTGGTTGTAGTATTTGAGCAGCACTGTCTTTACCAATGGAACCTTCTCCCCATTAACTATGACCCATACATTGTTCTTCCATTTTCTAGCTGTCTCTCTTCCAGAGTGCTTCTCAAATGCAGCAGGAGTCATCTTGTCTTGCATCAAGATAACCATTCAAACAATTAAAGGAAGCACTTGATATTTCCAGGAAATAAAGCAATCAAAAGATCTGaacaaagattaaattaaagacaaaaaaaaaggatcatacTTTAATACAAATATGCTATGATCACATGCACGGAACAAATGAAAGCTTCATATGGTCAAGTCACAGAGAAGATAACAATGCACGGGGAACATCAATCCATTTTAACATTTAGGGACACCGACTGCCATTTTTTTGAATTGCTGTGAAGTTATAAAGTGACTAAGACATTAGAAAGAAGTTTAACTGGATTATTGTACCAGACAATATACCACATTCTTCTGCAAGAGCCACAGGATAGCCCATGGAGCACAGACGAACAGTTGCATAAACGTGGCCCTAAAAGTTATCAGGTAAGTCCAGCAGAAGGTGTTTCACTAATGAGAAATGAAGATAAACAGTGTGAATGCTTTCTCCTTTCAGTTAAGACCACAAGAGTTATTCTTGCGAACAAAATGCATTCCCCTTTCTACGAACCTAACTCTCTTTTAAAGGCTAGAAACTGCCCTTACTGTAACAACTTTCAGTATCAAGCCCTTGCAAGACTCCAGTACTGAACAGATGTCGAAACCTCCACCTATACCATCCCAAGTTATCAATTCTTTAATCGACTCTGAGGAGTCACAGGCACAGGTTAGACAACCCTTCCAGTTGCACcgtgacaggaaaaaaaaatattcggcAATGTGAAAGAAGATAGATCCTGAGTTGTCAGAAGATGTATCCTAACTTAGCACTACGTAGCCAAATGTACATGCACACAGAAGACCACATCCAACTTAAGCATTGGTGTGCATGATAGCCCTTTAGAAGTCAGCTTCCTAGTTTGACCCCAACCAGCAGCCATCCTTGTACAAAACCATAGTTCTCTTCACATAGTCAACCTTGAATTTGCACATAATCTAAAGCAATAACAGTAAAGGTAGAGAGCTGTAAGGATAGAGTGGCCAGAGAGGGTACTATAAAGTACATAGAAGAGTGCCATACACAAAGGCTTACTCTGTCCAACAGGAAGAGCAGAATTCTGGTATCAAAACACCAAACCTTAGAACATCAAAGTCAACCATTgcaatcaaaacaacaaaagccATGCAGCTCTCATTGTAAAGAAGATCACTCAAAAGACCAGTTCTTGAATCAAAACACAAGCTGTAGTTCAATCCGAACCAGAAAAAATCAACATAGAAAAGTCCACAGACAAAACTGCATTATCTATTTGAGCAATGGCATGCACAACTCACTCTTTCAGACAAAACAACATACACTTAGAGACTGTAATAATAACACACAACAAAATTCAAACCATACAACTGGCAAAGGATCTTTATCACTCTCGATTAAACAAAAGACAGTGACATCCATCAACGTCaaaacatacacacacacacacacacacacacacacaagaccTATTCAACATGCATAAAAATCAGACCCCGGTTCATtaaaacccttcataaaaattttaaaaaccaagacAAAGACTTTTTAAGAAAAGAGACCTTCATCACAACCAGGAGTGCATTCACATGTGATTTCAAGTTCACCATTGATAAAAACCCTAAGCCTACCAACAGCATCACCATATCTATGGCTAGTACACCCACACATCACTTCTATGTAATCTCCACCTCTCTTGACCCCACTCATCTCTCTCAACTCTTCTTCACTAAACAACAACACCATCTCTCTCTCAGCTCCATTAGCCATTTTTGCTCACCCTCTCAAAAGCTCTTCCTCTCCGCTTCCTCTCAGAAAAACAGCCAAAACCCAGATTCCAAAATGGGATCTTAAGGTTAAAACCACcgaacaaatcaagaaaagataGGATTTTGAGTCATGGGTATTGAAAGATATCAAACCCCCAGATAACCACAAGGGttaaaaagccaaaaaagaCAGAAAGTCTCAAACTTTCTCAAGAATCACGCATCTCCAAGAGATCTGATGGAGAAAACGTTGAAAGTGTCATCAGATATATAGAGAGGAGCGGAGTTGGTGTTTTGGTGGTTTTGGAGAGATAAATAGAGAAAGagcgagagagaaagaggatgAGCTGGCTAATATGTGCGTGTTTGGTAgtgaagtttttaaaaaatgttattttaaaacaattatatattaagataatatttttaaattttaaaaaacaattaacatatcaaaattattaaaaaaatactaaaaaatactaattcaataatattttagaataaacACTAAAATGGcatttgaaaatataacaacgttattttttaagatatttttttctaaaaaaacatcaaaataattataaactgTCCCTGAGAGAGAAGCAATTGTCGTGGGGGCGTATGTGAGAGAGAAAGGCAAGGTTGAAAAGCCCTTTTCATGTGATAGAAAgagtactatttttttttttaatttaatatgggtgtccggaccCGCTTGCGTGTACCTTAAAtaatttcacgggccctgaaaataacgactatgtaagccttcAATGACCATTATATAAGCAACTACAGGACTCGAATCTTAGATCACAGAGAAAACAAACTTCTTAGTCCCAAGTTTTTATTACTGGATACCATGGTTAGAAAGAGTGTTATTTGCTATTTGCTATTCTTGCTTGCTGCATGACATGACacgagagaagaaaataaatacttttGTGTGTgcgtctatatatatatatatatatattaaaaaaaaaaaagggggttaAACAGGATAGAGAGGTGGGGCGGGGAGTTGGGGTCAGCCAGGAAGGATGGTGGGGTTTAAGGGGGGCATGGGAAGGACTATGGGAGAAAACGAGGCTTATTTACCAGGCATTTGAGGAAGATTCGGCTTGTGTTGATGAGGGTTCACTCTTTACTgcgatttttattttatttttaatttggatggCATGAGGTATTTAAACACCGACCCTCTGATTAATTAAcatgattaaatttgataactttgattttaagatgattttgaaattaaatgtcTTCTTGAGTGTATTTTATATGGATTAAAGAAgtgaattcttttaaatttacaaaatgtGAACTCATAGAATCAAGAAAAATGGCTACCATCTTAAGACCAGAAGCCCTGCCTGTTCACTTTTACTATGGTGTACCTTCTGTTCTTAGGTTAGAGTCGTGTTTTTAGTTTTCCAAGCTCTGCCTTTTTGGTGTGGTTGGCTTTGCACTGTTTCCAGGTAGGGTTTCTTTCTGTTTTACCTGGGAGGTTTTGTGATTCGTGTCAAGAAACTTGTGAGAGGAGTAAATGGGTTGGAGAAGGTGACCATTGTGTTGATCTGCCCTAGAAGGGTAAATGGAAAGAGTTCAAGGTGATAGATGgttgattgtttttatgttttacaaattttttatttttttattttaaattaatattttttatatttgatattatttgatattatttatttgtttttttaacaagaaattCATATTCATTATCCTTCAAAACAATGACCAATTCAAACACAGCTTGTAAACTTGATTTCAAACGGGTGTTTGATATTAAATTgtgtgctttttaaaaataatttttatttataaaagtattaaaataatatttatattttttgtttttattttttaacatcagtacattagaatcatttaaaaacacagcaaaaatcatcaatttaattttttcagagcaaatacacttttaaaatacaccaAAGCATAGTTAAAAAGGCAACTACCAAACAATCATCAACTCAACAATATCACGGCTATACATGCCAACTTTAAACATATTATcaggttaaaaaaatcaatcggATTAATCCGGTTATCCTtgttatcaaaattttaaaaaaatatcataatcatgAGACAATTTCATTGAATACATTATTGAATATACCTATTGATTTACCTGACCAAATCAAAAGAACTGTTTACTACAAAGTTTGTAGTACAAACTATCCACCAACACTCTTCAATCTCCTTTTCATCTCgaaaagaagaaatgagagcaattattattatatgaagaCAAATATGTTGAGGCTGTAGCCATGTTAGCAATGAATTTGTGCAAGTGGAACCAACAACATAACATAGTAGTTAGTAGTCTCGATGTTTGAAAATGTTGCCCATTATGACCAGTCATCTTCTTATTTACTCCTATGGTTGCTATTTGGTGTGATTCGCAAGCGCGACATCTACTaggtatgttttatttaaaaaaaaattattaaattaaaactttttttcatgttttgtgatgattttaatgtattggtgttaaaaaaattattttaatatatttttaaataaaaaatactcttaaaaatcATAGTATAATGTGTGGTGGAGATTTTAGTTGAATTGTCTATTGCAAGGCCAACCAGAACCTCTTTTAGTGGCCACAATATGGGGTAAGATGAAAAGCAAACCTCCAACACTACAATGACCTCAAATCACCGTGACAGGCATtctttccatttattttatgtgGATAATTGATGGAAaggattatttaaaaattaaaatggaactACAAAAGAATATCCAcgttaatatatatactttttaaaaatgtacaggggaagtgataaaaaaaattgtttttgcacTATACTAATTTTTGCtgttgtaatttgaaaaaaaaaaaattaaattgtaatttttttcatacttattaaatttttaccataatttgagataaaaaacaaaaaacaagacaacttttgaaattataatcagtctaaaaacatttttaaccgTAATTACACCGCTTTACTTTATCAAacagaattttaattaaaaattgaccttgtcttaaaaaaaacttatagttAAGGAGGGGGTTTAAGATGTGGATTTTGATTAAttcgttaaattaaaaataataatttaaaatgaataaaaaatgaataataaaacttttaaattcaaatccaatgatcaaatataatattagcaTAATAGCAATCTCATGGTTGGTAGCACATTACTATAGACAAGACCGAGCTTTGCTTCATGGTAGtgtatttaatagtttttttttttaattaagaaagaatttaaaacttaacaattatatttttttaattataatatataatagtatgattaaaaataataggtACGACGATGTAAGGGAGTGATGCCACCTTGCACACCACACATGACTATTAGCTATGTGTTTAATGCTGTGGtatataatacttttttaaaataatttttatttgaatatatatataaaataatttgatatttttaaaattaaatatacatttaaaatacatcagaaaaaaaaagatatcccAGTCCAGAACTGCtgaatttgttaaaatttataaagattttttttttagtttaacgtgggtgtccgggtcagcttgcgtgtatgtcgactaattccacgagtcctgaagttaataaccatgtaagcctccagtggccattatataagcaaccacatggctcgaacctgaaaccacagaaaaaataaatcttttgatCCCAAGTTCTTATTACTAAAACACCAtctaaatgattaaatttataaagattCTTAACACTAGTTTAATTAGCTAgggaatataataaataatttgaagagCACTTGCTTTATATCTA
This window of the Populus trichocarpa isolate Nisqually-1 chromosome 13, P.trichocarpa_v4.1, whole genome shotgun sequence genome carries:
- the LOC7497395 gene encoding protein ULTRAPETALA 1, producing the protein MANGAEREMVLLFSEEELREMSGVKRGGDYIEVMCGCTSHRYGDAVGRLRVFINGELEITCECTPGCDEDKMTPAAFEKHSGRETARKWKNNVWVIVNGEKVPLVKTVLLKYYNQASKNGNGSHRSHNGRVCHRDEFVRCNKCNKERRFRLRSKEECRIHHDALADANWKCADMPYDKITCDDDEERASRRVYRGCTRSPTCKGCTSCVCFGCEICRFSDCSCQTCTDFTRNAKV